The candidate division Zixibacteria bacterium HGW-Zixibacteria-1 genome includes the window CATAAGATGGCGCAATTTCACCACAAGGCGGCTGCCCGCGGATGCGCGTCATGTCCTCGATGTGGCAACCGGAACCGGCGACCTGGCCATCACCATGGCCCATAAACGATCGGAACTGAAAGTAACCGGTGTTGATTTCGTGAAGGCCATGATCGACATCGCTGCGGCCAAGACAGCCCGCGCCGGTCTGGCATCACGAGTAGAATATATCGCCGGTGACGCCATGCGGCTTCCCTTCGCGGATGACACATTCGATGCCGCGACGGTCGCATTCGGTTTCAGGAATATTCCCGACCGCATTGGCGCGCTGCGCGAAATGGCGCGGGTGGTCAGGCCGGGCGGTAAAATTATGGTGCTGGAAATGACCCTGCCGCGCGAGACCATGATGGGCCGGTTCTTCAAATGGTACCTTAAAAATATCATACCGATAGTGGGGAAATTGATATCCGGCAATAAAGGCGCCTACAATTATCTTTCCGATTCAATCGAGGATTTTTTAAAGCCTGATGAACTTGGTATACAGTTCGAGAAAGCTGGATTAAAAGATATCAAAGCCTTTTCGATGACATTTGGCATCACCTATCTTCATGAAGGTATCGTGGTTTGAGAGGGGTCGTAATCAAGGCATGGTACCAGGCGAGCCGTCCCCAGTTTTTTGTCGCGACCATGGTACCTCTCGCGCTCGGTGGTGTTTTGGCGGCCGGCGAAGGATCCTGGAATCTTTGGCGCTGGCTGGCGGTACTGGCCGCATCCTTCCTGGTGCATCTTAATACCAATCTGGCCAATGATTATTTCGAGTATTATTCCGGGGCCGATGAGGGTGACTCGATCGGCGGCAGCCGCGTTTTGCAGGAGGAGGCGATAACCCTCCCGCAAATCAGGAATTTCATGATCGCGGCCTATATCGGGGCTTTATGTCTTGGACTCTGGATTTTATGGGTGTCGCAGGCATGGTGGCTGATTTTTATCATGATCTTTGCGTTTCTTTCGTCCATCTACTACACCGCCCGGCCGATTCGCTATGGCTATCATGGTCTCGGCGAATTGTTTGTCGGAATCAATATGGGGCCGGTCATGGTGGTGGGGACGTATGTCGCGCTGACCGGGCAGTCCTCGATGAGGCCGCTTCTGCTGTCATTGCCTATCGGTCTGATGGTGGCCCTTATATTATACTACCAGTCATTTCCCGATATAGAAACGGACCAAAGGGTCGGTAAGTACACCCTGGCCGTCCGTCTCGGGCGAAGGGGCTCGCTATGGGGATATCGTATTTTCATTTCTTTCACCTATTTTACATTCATAGGGCTGGTAATCAGCGGCTATCTGCATTTCTCGGCTTTGTCTTCACTGATAACATTGCCGCTGGCTTACAAAGTAGATAAAATGATAAGGGAAACCGACGATTGGGTCGAGCTTCACGGCCGAGGAAGTAAGGTCAGATTATTTTACCTGCTTAACGGCCTGATTTTGACTTTGGTCGTCGTTGTTTTTGGATAAAGTTTAAAGAGGGTTGAAATGAATTCACTTTTCAACAAGGATAGTTTTTTTATGAAAAGAGTGTTATTGTTCGCGGTCATAAGTATTTTGTCTACAACTGTCGTAAAGGCTCAAATTGTCAATTCGGAAATGACCGTGCGCTGGGATGAGGCGGTTGAGACATTGATTCCCGAAGACGGTACTCCTCCGCCGGCCACATCGATCGATGCTTCGCAGTACCTGGGACGCATCAGACTGCAGGATAAACGCAATTTCCCGGTGCTTGAAGCGCGGTATTTGATGACGCATAATTATCTGAAGCCCGATGTTCGCGATCTGCGGCTGGCCGGGCTGGTGCCTCTGACGGCTACCGGATTTTTTGTCAAGGGCATATTCGTCGAACAGAACAGCGATAATATGAAGCCGGTCGATGCCTATGCCGCATACATTATGGGAAAATCGGGGGCGTTGAATTTTGCCGTCGGCCTCGACTACAGCAATGTTTCCGGTGAAAGCAGCGAGATCTATTCTGTCCGCGCCAAGTACCGATATGACAAGTTAACTTTTTTTGGCGGGTTGTCATCCCAGCCGGATGAATACGAGCGTTTCACCGGCGGTTTTCTGGCCGATTTGCCGAAGCAATTCATGCTGGGCGGTTTGGCGGGCGGCTGGCAGGAAGATTTTGGATACTCATTCAACATCGGGCGCTACAACAACCGGGGTGATTTTGCGAATTTGCCGTCATTTTCGCTCAATTATCTCGAGGTGCCGCGCACGTACAAATGGACCAACTTTCGAATCATGTTCGGCGATGCCGGCTCGCACTATGTTCGGCCGACTTTCGACAATCAAGTATTCTCCGGACAGCTCGATCTCGACGTGGCGCTGATGCTGTCGCAATTGATTCCCGACAACTACCGCCATTTCGACTCGCCGCTTCTGTTCCTGCGCTATGACGAGTACGGCAAGGCGGCCCTGCGTGTTAATTATATCGAAACGGAGACCAATTTCCGGCGGTTCGATGCCAACCTGTCATTTAATCCGGGCTGGGCCTATGGTATCTTTCAATCCAACCGGGCCATTGTCAGCTTTGACCGAATGCACAACCCGGTTTTCGGCTGGCAGGACAACCGGTATCATGTCAATTTCGCGACATATTTATTCGGCAAAGTTTATACGGGCGTGACGGTCTCGGAGGATTTCGATAATTATTCCAACGTGGCGCTGGAGTGCCGGATACAATCGGCATTGTAATGATATTATATATTGAATAAATAAAAGGGCGGCCTTCACGGTCGCCCCTTTTATTTGCAGGTTTAATGCACCGTCAATTCATTCTTCAAAGCGTCAAGGTGATATACCCGATCGATGAGATAGAGCATGTATCGGATATCGACATTGATGGAGCGGACGAGTTTTTCATCGAACAGGTAATCGGCCGCGATACTTTCATAATTGCCGTCAAAAAGCAATCCGATAATCTCTCCCCGGCCGTTTATGACCGGGCTTCCGGAATTGCCGCCGGTGCCGTCATTGGTGGTCAGGAAATTGACGGGGACATTGTTGATATGGCTGTCGGTAAAGCCGGCCGTGTCGTGCATCCCAAAAGCATCCTTGAGCTCTTCCGGAACGATAAAGGGATCGATGCCGGTTTCTTTTTCCATTACTCCGGTCAAGGAGGTGAGATAATCATACCAGACAGCGTCTTTGGGGCTGTATCCCCTGACTGAACCATAGTTGAATCTAATGGTGCTGTTGGCGTCGGGGTACATGAGTCCGTTCCTCCAGGCGGCGTAAGCGGCAATCAATCTGGGCTGGAGTCTTTGCTCGGCGCCGGAAATTTCCTTGCTGTGATCCTTGAAGCGATCGAGTTCCGGGCGAAGCGCTATTGCCAGACGAATGAAAGGATCATCCAGCTTCTCGAGCTTCTCACGGCTCATTCCAAAAAGCTCAAGCCTTTTTTCTTTATTGCCGAGGACTGTTTTCGCGTAAAGCCTGTCGATGTACTCATCAAGATATTTATATTTTTCCCCGCCTTTTTTGCCTTCGACAATTTTCTCGATCGCGGCGATTTTCAAATCCGGGGGAAGATCGACCAGGCGCCGGAAATAGTACTTCATGGTTGTTTTGTCCACACCTTCGACAAAGTTGATCTGCATATCCTCGAGCGATTCCCTGGTTTTAATCGAATCCCGATCCTGCTAACCCCGCTCACGGTCGACGTCATCTTTCTCCCGTTCCAGGGCCCATTTGTGAAGAGTCAGGGCGGCATCATACAAGTCGCAGTTATATGACACTCCGCGGAGCAGCAATTGCCTCAGTTCTATTTTGTTCTGTTCTTTGTACAGGCTGTCATATTCCGGGAGAACCTGCCCGTATTTTTCGTACAGCGCCGGATCACTCTTAAGAAATTCTGTTAGTTTTTTTTCTTCCGCTCTCTTTATCGCCAACAATCCGGCTTTTTGAAAACCTTCCATCATGCCGACGCTGTTTTTTGATAATTATTGATGCCCTGCATGCGTGAAGCCAGCCTGATATCCACGGATGAATCGGCCGCCGAAGCTTCCTCGAGGATGGCGATCCGGACGTTCATGGCCTGAATGGCGTCGGGATAGTAATATTTTTCCAGATTTTCGATTTCATAGGATGAGGCATAACGGCTGGTGCTTCCGGGAAAACCGATGACCATGGCGAAATCGCCTTCTTTAACGCCGGCGGAGGATATGGGCAGGCAGACTTTTGAATGATACGGAATATTTTCAGGCGCATAATCGGCCGAGGAGCCGTCGGGTGCAGTATAGGCGCGGAGGAACGAAAAATCGCCGACATGGCGCGGCCACATCCAGTTATCGATATCGCCGCCATAATTGCCGATATAGTACGGCGGGACATAAACAATCCGAATATCACGAATC containing:
- a CDS encoding bifunctional demethylmenaquinone methyltransferase/2-methoxy-6-polyprenyl-1,4-benzoquinol methylase UbiE is translated as MEPNLNKKPLNEWSEKERIRTVKKIFSTITPRYDLLNHVLSGCQDIRWRNFTTRRLPADARHVLDVATGTGDLAITMAHKRSELKVTGVDFVKAMIDIAAAKTARAGLASRVEYIAGDAMRLPFADDTFDAATVAFGFRNIPDRIGALREMARVVRPGGKIMVLEMTLPRETMMGRFFKWYLKNIIPIVGKLISGNKGAYNYLSDSIEDFLKPDELGIQFEKAGLKDIKAFSMTFGITYLHEGIVV
- the menA gene encoding 1,4-dihydroxy-2-naphthoate octaprenyltransferase codes for the protein MRGVVIKAWYQASRPQFFVATMVPLALGGVLAAGEGSWNLWRWLAVLAASFLVHLNTNLANDYFEYYSGADEGDSIGGSRVLQEEAITLPQIRNFMIAAYIGALCLGLWILWVSQAWWLIFIMIFAFLSSIYYTARPIRYGYHGLGELFVGINMGPVMVVGTYVALTGQSSMRPLLLSLPIGLMVALILYYQSFPDIETDQRVGKYTLAVRLGRRGSLWGYRIFISFTYFTFIGLVISGYLHFSALSSLITLPLAYKVDKMIRETDDWVELHGRGSKVRLFYLLNGLILTLVVVVFG